Proteins from one Paraburkholderia sp. BL10I2N1 genomic window:
- a CDS encoding TMEM165/GDT1 family protein, translating to MHQAFLISTGAVALAEIGDKTQLLSLVLAARYRKPLPIILGVLVATLVNHAGAGALGAWLGTLVTPTLMRWALAASFIGMGLWILVPDKLDDEEANTNRSRLGVFGATVVTFFLAEMGDKTQIATVALAARFHDFFWVVAGTTLGMMIANVPAILLGDRFAHRLPTKLVHGIAAVMFVVLGALALFGVGA from the coding sequence GTGCATCAAGCCTTTCTGATCTCGACCGGCGCTGTCGCGCTCGCTGAAATCGGCGACAAGACGCAACTGCTTTCGCTCGTCCTCGCTGCCCGCTATCGCAAGCCGCTACCGATCATTCTCGGGGTCCTCGTCGCCACGCTGGTCAATCACGCGGGCGCCGGCGCGCTGGGCGCATGGCTCGGCACGCTCGTCACACCGACTCTCATGCGCTGGGCGCTCGCCGCTTCGTTCATCGGTATGGGGCTGTGGATTCTCGTGCCGGACAAACTCGACGACGAAGAAGCCAACACCAACCGCAGCCGGCTTGGCGTGTTCGGCGCGACGGTGGTGACGTTCTTCCTCGCGGAAATGGGCGACAAGACGCAGATCGCCACGGTCGCGCTCGCCGCCCGCTTTCACGACTTCTTCTGGGTGGTTGCAGGAACGACGCTCGGCATGATGATCGCCAACGTGCCGGCGATCCTGCTGGGCGACCGGTTCGCCCACCGGCTGCCGACCAAGCTCGTGCACGGTATCGCCGCAGTGATGTTCGTCGTGCTTGGAGCGCTCGCACTCTTCGGCGTGGGCGCTTGA
- the pepN gene encoding aminopeptidase N translates to MSDTATPAVIRRADYAPPAFLIDTVALEFDLVPERTTVRSTMRVRRNPDAARTPHLELMGEQMEFVNATIDGTPHAAAHPHEHGLTLDNVPDAFELTLVSVCNPAENTTLSGLYVSSGNFFTQCEAEGFRRITYFLDRPDVMATYTVTLAADKAAYPVLLSNGNLIEEGELPDGRHFARWEDPFRKPSYLFALVAGKLVALEERVKTGSGKEKLLQVWVEPHDLDKTRHAMDSLIHSIRWDEKRFGLELDLDRFMIVAVSDFNMGAMENKGLNIFNTKYVLANPETATDNDFANIEAVVGHEYFHNWTGNRVTCRDWFQLSLKEGLTVFRDQEFSADMAGGQLNGSDEAARATKRIEDVRVLRQMQFAEDAGPMAHPVRPESYVEINNFYTMTVYEKGSEVVRMYQMLFGRDGFRRGMDLYFKRHDGQAVTCDDFRNALADANGRDLAQFERWYSQAGTPRVTVKTAWDPAQRSYSVTLTQGYGEGSPTARETQKGPLLIPFAIGLIGHDGTDLPLRLEGEAAAAQGMTRVLEFTQTEQTFTFVDVAERPLPSLLRNFSAPVIVEYDYTNDELAFLLAHDSDPFNRWEAGQRLATRELMTLASRAATGAALQLDDAVVAAFSRVLTDESLSPAFRELALMLPSEAYLAEQMAESNPAAVHSARQFVRKRLASALHREWLAIYDKHQTPGTYEATPDAAGHRALKNLALSYLAELDSPDDAVRLANAQYDAADNMTDRSAALAALLTASAAGGGALAQAALEDFYRRFEKEPLVIDKWFALQATQRGSAQRPVIDIVRGLMTHPAFNLKNPNRARSLIFSFCAANPAQFHAEDGSGYRFWAEQVIALDAINPQVAARLARSLELWRRFTPALRDGMRSALEAVAAQAKSRDVREIVEKALA, encoded by the coding sequence ATGTCCGACACCGCTACGCCTGCCGTGATCCGCCGCGCCGACTACGCACCGCCCGCCTTCCTGATCGACACCGTCGCGCTCGAGTTCGACCTCGTCCCGGAACGCACGACGGTCCGGAGCACGATGCGCGTGCGCCGCAATCCCGACGCCGCCCGCACGCCGCATCTGGAACTGATGGGCGAGCAGATGGAGTTCGTCAACGCGACGATCGACGGCACGCCGCACGCCGCCGCGCATCCGCATGAGCACGGTCTCACGCTCGACAATGTGCCGGATGCATTCGAACTGACGCTCGTCTCCGTCTGCAATCCGGCGGAGAACACGACGCTGTCGGGGCTGTATGTGTCGAGCGGCAATTTCTTTACGCAGTGCGAGGCCGAGGGCTTTCGCCGAATCACGTATTTCCTCGACCGGCCCGACGTCATGGCCACCTATACGGTGACGCTCGCCGCAGACAAGGCGGCCTATCCGGTGCTGCTCTCGAACGGCAATCTGATCGAGGAAGGCGAGCTGCCCGACGGCCGCCACTTTGCACGCTGGGAAGACCCGTTCAGGAAGCCGAGCTATCTGTTCGCGCTGGTCGCAGGCAAGCTGGTCGCGCTCGAGGAGCGTGTGAAGACCGGCTCCGGCAAGGAAAAACTGCTGCAGGTGTGGGTCGAGCCGCACGACCTCGACAAGACCCGCCACGCGATGGATTCGCTGATCCACTCGATCCGCTGGGATGAGAAACGCTTCGGGCTCGAACTCGATCTGGACCGTTTCATGATCGTCGCGGTCAGCGACTTCAACATGGGCGCGATGGAGAACAAGGGGCTCAACATCTTCAACACGAAGTACGTGCTGGCGAACCCCGAAACGGCGACCGATAACGACTTCGCGAACATCGAGGCGGTGGTCGGCCACGAGTATTTCCACAACTGGACCGGCAATCGCGTGACCTGCCGCGACTGGTTCCAGCTGAGCCTGAAAGAAGGCCTGACAGTATTCCGCGATCAGGAGTTTTCAGCCGACATGGCCGGTGGCCAGCTCAACGGCAGCGATGAAGCCGCCCGCGCGACCAAGCGCATCGAGGACGTGCGCGTGCTGCGCCAGATGCAGTTCGCCGAAGACGCAGGCCCGATGGCGCACCCGGTCCGCCCCGAAAGCTACGTCGAGATCAACAACTTCTACACGATGACGGTCTATGAGAAAGGCTCGGAAGTCGTGCGGATGTACCAGATGCTGTTCGGCCGCGACGGGTTCCGGCGCGGCATGGATCTGTACTTCAAGCGTCACGATGGCCAGGCGGTGACCTGCGACGACTTCCGCAACGCGCTCGCCGATGCAAACGGCCGCGACCTCGCGCAGTTCGAGCGCTGGTACAGCCAGGCCGGCACGCCCCGCGTGACAGTGAAAACCGCCTGGGACCCCGCACAGCGCAGCTATAGCGTGACGCTCACGCAGGGTTACGGCGAAGGTTCGCCCACCGCGCGGGAAACGCAAAAGGGGCCGCTCCTGATTCCGTTCGCGATCGGCCTGATTGGCCACGACGGCACGGACCTGCCGCTTCGCCTTGAAGGTGAAGCCGCGGCGGCGCAGGGCATGACGCGCGTGCTCGAGTTCACCCAGACCGAACAGACCTTCACGTTCGTCGACGTCGCGGAACGGCCGCTGCCATCGCTGCTGCGCAATTTCTCGGCGCCGGTGATCGTCGAGTACGACTATACGAACGACGAGCTCGCCTTCCTGCTCGCGCACGACAGCGATCCGTTCAACCGTTGGGAAGCCGGTCAACGCCTGGCGACCCGCGAACTGATGACGCTCGCGTCGCGTGCGGCGACGGGCGCTGCACTGCAACTCGACGATGCGGTGGTCGCTGCCTTCTCGCGCGTGCTGACGGACGAATCGCTGTCGCCGGCGTTCCGCGAACTTGCGCTGATGCTGCCGTCGGAGGCGTATCTCGCCGAGCAGATGGCCGAATCGAATCCGGCTGCAGTTCACAGCGCACGACAGTTCGTCCGCAAGCGCCTCGCCAGCGCGTTGCACCGCGAATGGCTTGCGATCTACGACAAACACCAGACACCCGGCACGTATGAAGCGACGCCGGACGCCGCCGGTCATCGCGCGCTGAAAAATCTCGCGCTGTCCTATCTCGCCGAGCTGGACAGTCCCGACGATGCCGTGCGCCTCGCCAACGCCCAATACGACGCAGCCGACAACATGACCGACCGGTCGGCGGCGCTGGCAGCGCTGCTGACGGCCTCCGCGGCAGGCGGTGGCGCGCTCGCGCAGGCGGCGCTCGAAGACTTCTATCGACGCTTCGAGAAGGAACCGCTCGTCATCGACAAATGGTTCGCGCTGCAGGCCACGCAGCGCGGCAGCGCGCAGCGCCCGGTGATCGATATCGTGCGCGGGCTGATGACGCATCCGGCGTTCAACCTGAAGAATCCGAATCGCGCGCGCTCGCTGATCTTCAGCTTCTGCGCGGCGAACCCGGCGCAGTTCCACGCCGAAGACGGCTCGGGATACCGGTTCTGGGCCGAGCAAGTGATCGCCCTCGACGCGATCAATCCGCAGGTCGCGGCGCGCCTCGCGCGGTCGCTGGAACTGTGGCGCCGCTTCACGCCGGCCTTGCGCGACGGCATGCGCTCCGCGCTGGAAGCGGTCGCGGCACAGGCGAAATCGCGCGATGTGCGTGAGATTGTGGAGAAGGCGCTGGCCTGA
- a CDS encoding acyl carrier protein, giving the protein MTDAEILERIRAIFKENFAIEPERVTPEAHLFEDLDLDSIDAVDLAIKLQEMTGRRIKPEEFRSVRTVGDVIGAVESLLAAQG; this is encoded by the coding sequence GTGACCGACGCAGAGATCCTTGAGCGCATCCGCGCCATCTTCAAAGAGAACTTCGCGATAGAGCCTGAGCGTGTGACGCCAGAGGCTCATCTGTTCGAAGACCTCGATCTGGACAGTATCGATGCCGTCGACCTCGCGATCAAGCTGCAGGAAATGACCGGTCGTCGCATCAAGCCGGAAGAATTCAGGTCGGTGCGCACGGTGGGCGACGTGATCGGCGCAGTCGAGTCGCTGCTCGCGGCGCAGGGCTGA
- a CDS encoding glycosyltransferase family 2 protein, producing MNFAPCIVIPIYNHKDAIASTVANLVVHGLPLFIVDDGSDEATQQVLAALAERYAGQLTLLRLPVNGGKGAAVMAGLRAARAAGYTHALQIDADGQHDAADVPRFLDAARAEPGAVILGRPVYDDSVPKSRLYGRYLTHVWVWIETLSFDIRDSMCGFRMYPLDVACALIDSVQLPTRMDFDIEILVRLHWRRIVFRAIRTRVTYATDGVSHFDVLWDNVRISRSHIRLVTGMVLRLPLLLAHKLMPRRAPRPSQERDGPRPWWGIAERGSALGMTLLALSCRLFGMRFTELWLHPVVAYFLLTGRAARDASRDYFTHLQQVSLPGAKTPRPGWLSAYRQMLAFAQSGLDKLAAWSGHVNTANVRFDDPKPFEALIASGRGALVIGAHLGNLEMTRALAARGAHAKVTAIVYTEHARRFNRVLASASSEFAQRLVEVSDFGPETAMMMQERVDAGELLVIVGDRVPANESGRTTEARFLGEIAPFAQGPYVLAHALGCPVYLFFCIKEHPGYRLYFEPFAQRIDLPRRERAQHLASWAQRYAARLEYFCCKAPFQWFNFFDFWARSPRERPARALPAESANGGANGRT from the coding sequence ATGAACTTCGCCCCCTGTATCGTCATCCCGATCTACAACCACAAGGACGCGATCGCCTCGACCGTTGCGAATCTCGTGGTGCACGGTTTGCCGCTCTTCATCGTCGACGACGGTAGCGACGAGGCGACGCAGCAGGTGCTCGCCGCGCTGGCCGAACGTTACGCAGGGCAGCTCACGTTGCTGCGCCTGCCCGTCAACGGCGGCAAGGGCGCGGCGGTGATGGCCGGCCTGCGCGCAGCGCGCGCGGCCGGCTACACGCATGCGCTGCAGATCGACGCCGATGGCCAGCACGATGCCGCCGATGTTCCGCGCTTCCTCGATGCCGCGCGCGCCGAGCCTGGCGCGGTGATTCTGGGGCGGCCGGTCTATGACGACAGCGTGCCGAAGTCGCGCCTCTATGGCCGCTACCTGACGCATGTGTGGGTGTGGATCGAAACGCTGTCGTTCGATATCCGCGACTCGATGTGCGGCTTCCGGATGTATCCGCTCGACGTCGCCTGCGCGCTGATCGACAGTGTCCAGTTGCCGACGCGCATGGACTTCGACATTGAGATCCTCGTACGCCTGCACTGGCGGCGCATCGTGTTCCGCGCGATTCGAACGCGCGTGACTTATGCGACCGACGGCGTCTCGCACTTCGACGTGCTGTGGGACAACGTGCGTATCAGCCGCAGTCATATACGGCTTGTGACCGGCATGGTCCTGAGGCTTCCGCTACTGCTCGCGCACAAGCTGATGCCGCGTCGCGCGCCGCGGCCATCGCAGGAACGCGACGGCCCGCGCCCATGGTGGGGCATCGCGGAACGCGGCAGCGCGCTCGGCATGACGCTGCTGGCACTCAGCTGCCGATTGTTCGGCATGCGCTTCACCGAGCTTTGGCTGCATCCGGTCGTTGCCTATTTTCTGCTGACGGGGCGCGCTGCACGCGATGCGTCGCGCGACTACTTCACGCACCTTCAGCAGGTGTCTTTGCCCGGCGCGAAGACGCCGCGTCCTGGCTGGCTTTCCGCGTACCGCCAGATGCTCGCCTTCGCGCAGTCCGGTCTCGACAAACTCGCTGCATGGTCGGGCCATGTCAACACGGCCAACGTGCGGTTCGACGACCCGAAGCCGTTCGAAGCGCTGATTGCGAGTGGCCGCGGGGCGCTGGTGATCGGTGCGCACCTCGGCAACCTGGAAATGACGCGCGCGCTCGCGGCGCGCGGCGCGCACGCGAAAGTGACGGCCATCGTCTACACGGAGCATGCGCGCCGTTTCAACCGTGTGCTGGCGTCGGCGAGCAGCGAGTTTGCGCAGCGCCTCGTCGAGGTCAGCGACTTCGGTCCCGAGACCGCGATGATGATGCAGGAGCGCGTCGATGCGGGCGAGCTGCTCGTGATCGTCGGCGACCGCGTGCCGGCCAACGAATCCGGCCGCACGACGGAAGCGCGGTTTCTAGGCGAGATCGCGCCGTTCGCGCAGGGCCCGTACGTGCTCGCGCATGCGCTGGGTTGCCCCGTATATCTGTTTTTCTGCATCAAGGAACATCCGGGATACCGGCTCTATTTCGAACCGTTCGCCCAGCGCATCGACCTGCCGCGCCGCGAACGCGCACAGCATCTGGCTTCGTGGGCGCAACGCTATGCGGCGCGTCTTGAATATTTCTGCTGCAAGGCTCCTTTTCAATGGTTCAATTTTTTCGATTTCTGGGCGCGCTCCCCACGGGAGCGACCCGCAAGGGCACTTCCTGCGGAATCCGCCAACGGAGGCGCGAATGGCCGAACATGA
- a CDS encoding DUF4136 domain-containing protein — MTLDRWTRRAALVLAALAGMLSGCTTYVETQVTAFSDWSGSDTTRTYAFERSPDQQNNLEQSTYEQLVAHELATHAFQRVSLSEARYLVALSYGIRSDMVTVSQPVYYNPWPAPYYWGRPMIDPWGPFGPFPAGYVDQSYPVYTHVLGIRITQRATGKEVYKVTARNSGAESSLVRAMPYLARSALSGFPLGNGAVQTVKLPVDSNGAVPSNEVAASPASGAPASAPKVAQ; from the coding sequence ATGACGCTCGACCGATGGACCCGTCGCGCCGCGCTGGTACTGGCGGCACTGGCAGGGATGCTTTCCGGCTGTACGACCTACGTGGAGACCCAGGTCACGGCCTTCTCCGACTGGAGCGGCAGCGACACTACCCGCACTTACGCGTTCGAGCGCAGCCCCGACCAGCAGAACAATCTCGAACAGTCGACCTACGAACAGCTCGTCGCACACGAGCTCGCCACCCACGCGTTCCAGCGCGTCAGCCTGTCGGAAGCGCGCTATCTGGTGGCGCTCAGCTACGGGATCCGTAGCGATATGGTGACGGTTTCGCAGCCCGTCTATTACAACCCGTGGCCAGCGCCGTACTACTGGGGGCGTCCAATGATCGATCCGTGGGGACCGTTCGGCCCGTTCCCGGCGGGCTATGTCGATCAGAGCTATCCGGTCTACACGCATGTGCTCGGTATCCGCATCACCCAGCGCGCGACCGGCAAGGAGGTGTACAAGGTGACGGCGCGCAACTCGGGTGCCGAATCGTCGCTGGTGCGCGCCATGCCTTATCTTGCGCGCAGCGCGCTGTCGGGCTTCCCGCTTGGCAACGGCGCCGTGCAGACCGTGAAGCTCCCAGTCGACAGCAACGGAGCAGTGCCTTCGAACGAAGTGGCGGCGTCGCCTGCTTCCGGTGCGCCTGCTTCCGCGCCGAAGGTCGCGCAGTAA
- a CDS encoding phosphopantetheine-binding protein produces the protein MDSLKLEIKQLLIEALDLEDLSPADIDDDAPLFDTDGIGLDSIDALEIGIVLRKQYQLTIAANDERTREHFRSINTLAALVASQREPAHAADETVKKGE, from the coding sequence ATGGATTCTTTAAAACTGGAAATTAAGCAGCTCCTGATCGAAGCACTTGATCTGGAAGACCTGAGCCCTGCCGACATCGACGACGATGCGCCGCTCTTCGACACCGACGGTATCGGTCTCGATTCGATCGACGCGCTCGAAATCGGCATCGTTTTGCGAAAACAATACCAACTGACCATCGCTGCAAACGACGAACGCACGCGCGAGCACTTCCGCTCGATCAATACTCTGGCCGCGCTCGTCGCGAGCCAGCGCGAGCCGGCGCATGCAGCTGACGAAACCGTCAAAAAAGGGGAATAA
- a CDS encoding lysophospholipid acyltransferase family protein: MMARLDFAWRLCATGMAFVVFGVCGVLFSVLVFPLAWLWPHRASRQLAVTTVIHWFFRALVAVLRRGGVMDLKVQGGDALRTCRPAIIVANHPTYLDVMVLLSLTPHACCVVKNAHWSNPCFYGIVRAAEYVSNADPVELVEAGSRQLEAGYTMIIFPEGTRSPAPNRLHAFSRGFAHMALKAGAPILPVLMDCDPPAFTKQMRWYNVPARAFRMRVSVLEPLGVDCLAAHDTPPAIAARTVTSAIEAHITQHLFDYGFFKTGN; this comes from the coding sequence ATGATGGCGCGGCTTGATTTCGCATGGCGCCTGTGCGCCACCGGCATGGCCTTCGTGGTGTTCGGCGTGTGCGGCGTGCTGTTTTCGGTGCTCGTGTTCCCGCTCGCCTGGTTGTGGCCGCATCGAGCGTCGCGTCAGCTTGCGGTGACGACGGTCATCCACTGGTTTTTCCGGGCGCTGGTCGCCGTGCTGCGGCGCGGCGGTGTGATGGACCTGAAAGTGCAGGGCGGCGACGCGCTGCGTACGTGCCGTCCTGCGATCATCGTCGCGAATCACCCGACTTATCTCGACGTGATGGTGCTGCTCTCGCTTACGCCACACGCGTGCTGCGTCGTGAAGAACGCGCATTGGAGCAATCCGTGCTTCTACGGCATCGTGCGTGCGGCCGAATATGTGAGCAATGCGGATCCTGTCGAACTCGTCGAAGCCGGTAGCCGGCAGCTCGAAGCCGGCTACACGATGATCATTTTCCCGGAAGGAACCCGCAGCCCCGCGCCGAACCGCCTGCATGCGTTTTCACGCGGCTTCGCGCACATGGCGCTGAAGGCGGGCGCGCCGATCCTGCCGGTGCTGATGGATTGCGATCCTCCGGCCTTCACCAAGCAGATGCGCTGGTACAACGTGCCGGCGCGTGCATTCCGCATGCGCGTTAGCGTGCTTGAACCCCTCGGGGTCGACTGTCTTGCCGCCCACGATACTCCGCCGGCGATTGCCGCGCGCACCGTGACCAGCGCTATCGAGGCGCACATTACACAGCATCTGTTCGATTATGGATTCTTTAAAACTGGAAATTAA
- a CDS encoding AMP-binding protein yields the protein MIALHDLLCAVRPDATPVCRDGDRLLDFAAFRARVRAIAAMLRVQPAARRYALCVDDPFDFASALFALFACGKEPVIPANATPGYLADLSGAFDAVLTDADLQDPGTPALPDEHSSTSIDPDAPLTLFTSGSSGTPKPIHKTLAQFNAEVHTLEGQWGALVADATMLASVPHHHIYGLLFRVLWPLAAGRAFDRTITTEPLHLQERIDRCGATVVVSTPAQLSRWPALSGFATLSPVPRAFFSSGGPLAAEAAFEYANAFGAAPFEIYGSTETGGIAWRRQNESAAWQPVTGIEVRREEDGALNVRSPHLGHDGWHRTDDAISFDDDGRFRLAGRLDRVIKLDGKRVSLPELEVRLALHPYVAQAAVVPLEGATRERVGALVALTDAGSDALRGEGRLALAKTLRRHLAAYFDVVVLPRHWRFRIALPFDERGKLPVAAVAAAFGAREDGVEVLAEARSGDTVRYELRVPPTLVHFAGHFPGLPILPGVVQVDWAARLACAHVAGVRAIASVDRLKFMAPVLPGAILDLTLAHDASRRRVQFNFRHEGRDCSSGVIVYRERA from the coding sequence ATGATCGCGCTGCATGACCTGCTGTGCGCCGTGCGGCCCGATGCGACGCCGGTTTGCCGCGATGGCGACAGGTTGCTGGATTTCGCCGCGTTCCGCGCGCGCGTGCGGGCGATTGCCGCGATGCTGCGCGTGCAGCCCGCGGCGAGACGTTATGCGCTGTGTGTCGATGATCCGTTCGACTTCGCGTCGGCGCTCTTTGCGCTCTTTGCATGCGGCAAGGAGCCGGTCATTCCCGCGAACGCGACGCCCGGCTATCTGGCCGACCTGTCCGGCGCATTCGATGCAGTGCTGACGGATGCCGATCTGCAGGATCCCGGCACGCCCGCGCTGCCGGACGAACACAGCAGCACGTCGATCGATCCGGATGCGCCACTCACGCTGTTCACGTCGGGCAGCAGCGGCACACCGAAGCCGATCCACAAAACACTCGCCCAGTTCAACGCCGAGGTGCACACGCTCGAAGGGCAATGGGGCGCGCTCGTCGCCGACGCGACGATGCTCGCGAGCGTGCCGCATCACCACATCTACGGGCTGCTGTTTCGGGTGCTGTGGCCGCTTGCTGCAGGGCGCGCCTTCGATCGCACGATCACCACCGAACCGTTGCATCTCCAGGAACGGATCGACAGGTGCGGCGCGACGGTTGTCGTGTCGACACCTGCGCAACTTTCGCGCTGGCCTGCGTTGTCCGGATTCGCGACGCTGTCGCCGGTGCCGCGCGCGTTCTTTTCGTCGGGCGGTCCGCTTGCCGCTGAAGCCGCTTTTGAATACGCCAACGCGTTCGGCGCAGCTCCGTTCGAGATCTACGGCAGCACCGAGACGGGCGGCATCGCCTGGCGCCGGCAAAACGAATCGGCTGCCTGGCAGCCCGTGACCGGGATCGAAGTGCGTCGCGAAGAAGACGGCGCGCTCAATGTGCGTTCACCGCATCTGGGTCACGACGGCTGGCATCGTACCGACGACGCAATTTCCTTCGACGACGACGGCCGCTTCCGCCTGGCGGGCCGCCTCGATCGCGTGATCAAGCTCGATGGCAAGCGCGTGTCGCTGCCCGAACTCGAAGTACGGCTCGCGCTGCACCCCTACGTCGCCCAGGCCGCCGTGGTGCCGCTTGAAGGCGCGACGCGCGAGCGCGTCGGCGCACTTGTCGCGCTCACCGACGCAGGCAGCGACGCGCTGCGAGGCGAAGGGCGGCTGGCGCTCGCGAAAACGTTGCGCCGTCATCTTGCGGCCTATTTCGACGTCGTCGTGCTGCCGCGCCACTGGCGCTTCCGGATCGCGTTGCCGTTCGATGAGCGCGGCAAGCTGCCGGTCGCCGCGGTTGCCGCTGCGTTCGGCGCGCGCGAGGACGGCGTCGAAGTACTCGCCGAAGCACGCAGCGGTGACACGGTGCGCTATGAGCTGCGCGTGCCGCCGACGCTCGTCCACTTCGCCGGCCACTTTCCCGGTCTGCCGATCCTGCCGGGTGTCGTGCAGGTCGACTGGGCGGCGCGCCTTGCTTGCGCGCATGTTGCCGGCGTACGGGCGATCGCGTCGGTCGACCGGCTGAAGTTCATGGCGCCGGTGTTGCCGGGCGCGATACTGGACCTGACGCTCGCGCATGATGCGTCGCGGCGTCGCGTGCAGTTCAACTTTCGGCATGAGGGGCGCGACTGCTCGTCCGGCGTGATCGTGTATCGGGAGCGCGCATGA
- a CDS encoding beta-ketoacyl synthase chain length factor, with product MPDLHWTIPVARWSSWPAVAATAPDIGFIEPIVRRRLSTLSRAALKVAHDCVGDLAGVRVVFASRHGELRRTTDILRTISAGEPVSPTAFSLSVLNAMTGVFSIARSDRSAANAISAGAETVGYAMLEAHAQYAADPATPVLIVYADEPADPAYGTIEDEVQGGALAILLDAGRAEGQLTCALTRAPAADAAPACFPTQSQALEHCLDTHSAAAWQGASATWHWSWHDGAA from the coding sequence ATGCCCGATCTGCACTGGACCATTCCGGTTGCTCGCTGGTCTTCCTGGCCTGCCGTCGCAGCCACCGCCCCCGATATTGGCTTTATCGAGCCGATCGTGCGTCGGCGTCTGAGCACGCTGTCGCGGGCGGCGCTCAAGGTCGCGCACGACTGCGTCGGCGATCTGGCTGGCGTGCGTGTCGTATTCGCGTCGCGGCACGGCGAATTGCGCCGTACCACCGACATCCTGCGCACGATCAGCGCGGGCGAGCCCGTTTCGCCGACCGCGTTCAGCCTGTCGGTTCTCAACGCGATGACGGGCGTGTTCAGCATTGCGCGTAGCGACCGGTCAGCTGCCAACGCCATTTCGGCGGGGGCCGAAACAGTCGGTTATGCGATGCTCGAAGCGCACGCCCAATACGCGGCGGATCCCGCCACGCCCGTGCTGATCGTCTACGCCGACGAACCGGCGGATCCAGCCTACGGCACGATCGAAGATGAGGTGCAGGGCGGCGCACTCGCGATCCTGCTGGATGCGGGTCGCGCCGAAGGGCAACTGACGTGTGCACTCACCCGCGCGCCTGCGGCGGACGCTGCGCCCGCCTGCTTTCCGACGCAGAGCCAGGCGCTGGAGCATTGTCTCGACACGCACTCGGCGGCCGCGTGGCAAGGCGCGAGTGCGACCTGGCACTGGAGCTGGCATGATGGCGCGGCTTGA